In the genome of Apodemus sylvaticus chromosome 2, mApoSyl1.1, whole genome shotgun sequence, one region contains:
- the Mbd4 gene encoding methyl-CpG-binding domain protein 4 isoform X2 has protein sequence MESPNLGDNEVPSVTAGEILVPDPPWDRCKEDVAVGLEGVREDGKDLVVSRESSSLLQNTASPQSGGTAATDCQKPVPCGWERVVKQRLSGKTAGKFDVYFISPQGLKFRSKRSLANYLLKNGETFLKPEDFDFTVLAKRSISPGYKHQSLAALTSPQPNETDISKQNLRTRSKRNTDVLPLPSGNSESPDSSRLSDSNSAHLLLEEREDTQDADSGERRKPKRKVTVLKGIASQKTKQRCRKSLLDSTRRNRKRGSVVQKVGAESELVPQEIQLNRTLCPADSCARQLVSRAGEGKGLAQGKSPSPESDLCFIGVTPGTTNKLPSTEAAGEARPEQTSEAIRAKGDKEGEAHLHIDGLQDGSEMPSCSQAEKPFTSETFQDSIPRTQVEKRKTSLYFSSKYNKEALSPPRRKAFKKWTPPRSPFNLVQEILFHDPWKLLIATIFLNRTSGKMAIPVLWEFLEKYPSAEAARAADWRDVSELLKPLGLYDLRAKTIIKFSDEYLTKQWRYPIELHGIGKYGNDSYRIFCVNEWKQVHPEDHKLNKYHDWLWENHEKLSLS, from the exons caAGGAGGATGTTGCTGTTGGACTGGAGGGAGTGAGAGAAGATGGAAAGGACCTGGTGGTCAGCAGGGAGAGCAGCTCCCTTCTCCAGAACACTGCTTCTCCTCAGTCTGGTGGTACTGCAGCGACAGACTGCCAAAAGCCTGTCCCGTGTGGATGGGAAAGAGTTGTGAAGCAAAGGTTATCTGGGAAAACTGCAGGAAAATTTGATGTATATTTTATCAG cccACAAGGATTGAAGTTCAGATCAAAACGTTCACTTGCTAATTATCTTCTCAAAAATGGAGAGACTTTTCTTAAGCCTGAAGATTTTGATTTTACTGTGCTTGCTAAAAGGAGCATCAGTCCAGGTTATAAACACCAAAGTTTGGCAGCTCTGACTTCCCCGCAGCCAAATGAAACTGACATTTCAAAGCAGAACCTGAGGACACGAAGCAAGAGGAACACAGATGTGTTGCCTCTGCCCAGTGGTAATTCAGAGTCGCCAGATAGCAGCAGACTTTCTGACTCTAACTCTGCTCACTTGCTATTGGAAGAACGTGAGGACACTCAGGATGCTGACTCCGGGGAGAGGAGAAAGCCCAAAAGAAAGGTGACTGTTTTGAAAGGAATTGCAagtcagaaaaccaaacaaaggtGCAGGAAGAGTCTCTTAGATTCTACtcgaagaaacagaaaaagaggatCTGTGGTTCAGAAAGTGGGTGCTGAGAGCGAGCTAGTTCCACAGGAAATTCAACTCAACAGAACCCTCTGCCCTGCAGACAGCTGTGCAAGGCAGCTGGTCAGCCGGGCTGGGGAAGGAAAGGGCCTGGCACAAGGAAAATCGCCAAGCCCGGAGTCGGATCTTTGTTTCATAGGAGTAACTCCTGGCACCACAAACAAATTACCTTCAACTGAAGCAGCAGGTGAAGCAAGGCCTGAGCAGACATCAGAGGCGATCAGAGCGAAGGGAGACAAAGAGGGGGAGGCACATTTGCATATTGACGGTTTACAGGATGGCTCTGAAATGCCCAGCTGCTCACAAGCCGAGAAACCCTTTACTTCTGAGACATTTCAAG ACAGCATCCCACGAACCCAagtagaaaaaaggaaaacaagcctGTATTTTTCCAGCAAGTACAACAAAGAAG CTCTTAGCCCCCCAAGACGCAAAGCCTTCAAGAAATGGACTCCTCCTCGGTCACCTTTTAATCTTGTTCAAGAAATACTTTTCCATGATCCATGGAAACTCCTCATCGCAACTATATTTCTCAATCGAACCTCAG GCAAGATGGCCATCCCTGTGCTGTGGGAGTTTCTAGAGAAGTACCCTTCGGCTGAGGCGGCCCGAGCTGCTGACTGGAGGGACGTGTCGGAGCTACTTAAGCCTCTCGGTCTCTATGATCTCCGTGCAAAAACCATTATCAAGTTCTCAG ATGAATATCTGACAAAGCAGTGGAGGTATCCGATTGAGCTTCATGGGATCGGTAAATATGGCAACGACTCGTACCGGATCTTTTGTGTCAATGAATGGAAGCAG GTGCACCCTGAAGACCACAAGTTAAATAAATACCATGACTGGCTTTGGGAAAATCATGAAAAATTAAGTCTATCTTAA
- the Mbd4 gene encoding methyl-CpG-binding domain protein 4 isoform X4 produces MQGRQALYQLSHISIPYLVIDLGHKPLIMAKRYSAGYSQAAQQRKTGVSGLLPPLPGQQLREDSIPRTQVEKRKTSLYFSSKYNKEALSPPRRKAFKKWTPPRSPFNLVQEILFHDPWKLLIATIFLNRTSGKMAIPVLWEFLEKYPSAEAARAADWRDVSELLKPLGLYDLRAKTIIKFSDEYLTKQWRYPIELHGIGKYGNDSYRIFCVNEWKQVHPEDHKLNKYHDWLWENHEKLSLS; encoded by the exons ATGCAAGGCagacaagcactctatcaactgagtCACATCTCCATCCCGTACCTGGTCATTGATCTTGGTCACAAGCCCTTAATTATGGCAAAGAGGTACTCagctggctacagccaggctgcTCAGCAGAGGAAGACTGGTGTGTCAGGACTGCTGCCCCCGCTCCCCGGACAGCAGCTGAGAG AAGACAGCATCCCACGAACCCAagtagaaaaaaggaaaacaagcctGTATTTTTCCAGCAAGTACAACAAAGAAG CTCTTAGCCCCCCAAGACGCAAAGCCTTCAAGAAATGGACTCCTCCTCGGTCACCTTTTAATCTTGTTCAAGAAATACTTTTCCATGATCCATGGAAACTCCTCATCGCAACTATATTTCTCAATCGAACCTCAG GCAAGATGGCCATCCCTGTGCTGTGGGAGTTTCTAGAGAAGTACCCTTCGGCTGAGGCGGCCCGAGCTGCTGACTGGAGGGACGTGTCGGAGCTACTTAAGCCTCTCGGTCTCTATGATCTCCGTGCAAAAACCATTATCAAGTTCTCAG ATGAATATCTGACAAAGCAGTGGAGGTATCCGATTGAGCTTCATGGGATCGGTAAATATGGCAACGACTCGTACCGGATCTTTTGTGTCAATGAATGGAAGCAG GTGCACCCTGAAGACCACAAGTTAAATAAATACCATGACTGGCTTTGGGAAAATCATGAAAAATTAAGTCTATCTTAA
- the Mbd4 gene encoding methyl-CpG-binding domain protein 4 isoform X1, whose amino-acid sequence MESPNLGDNEVPSVTAGEILVPDPPWDRCKEDVAVGLEGVREDGKDLVVSRESSSLLQNTASPQSGGTAATDCQKPVPCGWERVVKQRLSGKTAGKFDVYFISPQGLKFRSKRSLANYLLKNGETFLKPEDFDFTVLAKRSISPGYKHQSLAALTSPQPNETDISKQNLRTRSKRNTDVLPLPSGNSESPDSSRLSDSNSAHLLLEEREDTQDADSGERRKPKRKVTVLKGIASQKTKQRCRKSLLDSTRRNRKRGSVVQKVGAESELVPQEIQLNRTLCPADSCARQLVSRAGEGKGLAQGKSPSPESDLCFIGVTPGTTNKLPSTEAAGEARPEQTSEAIRAKGDKEGEAHLHIDGLQDGSEMPSCSQAEKPFTSETFQEDSIPRTQVEKRKTSLYFSSKYNKEALSPPRRKAFKKWTPPRSPFNLVQEILFHDPWKLLIATIFLNRTSGKMAIPVLWEFLEKYPSAEAARAADWRDVSELLKPLGLYDLRAKTIIKFSDEYLTKQWRYPIELHGIGKYGNDSYRIFCVNEWKQVHPEDHKLNKYHDWLWENHEKLSLS is encoded by the exons caAGGAGGATGTTGCTGTTGGACTGGAGGGAGTGAGAGAAGATGGAAAGGACCTGGTGGTCAGCAGGGAGAGCAGCTCCCTTCTCCAGAACACTGCTTCTCCTCAGTCTGGTGGTACTGCAGCGACAGACTGCCAAAAGCCTGTCCCGTGTGGATGGGAAAGAGTTGTGAAGCAAAGGTTATCTGGGAAAACTGCAGGAAAATTTGATGTATATTTTATCAG cccACAAGGATTGAAGTTCAGATCAAAACGTTCACTTGCTAATTATCTTCTCAAAAATGGAGAGACTTTTCTTAAGCCTGAAGATTTTGATTTTACTGTGCTTGCTAAAAGGAGCATCAGTCCAGGTTATAAACACCAAAGTTTGGCAGCTCTGACTTCCCCGCAGCCAAATGAAACTGACATTTCAAAGCAGAACCTGAGGACACGAAGCAAGAGGAACACAGATGTGTTGCCTCTGCCCAGTGGTAATTCAGAGTCGCCAGATAGCAGCAGACTTTCTGACTCTAACTCTGCTCACTTGCTATTGGAAGAACGTGAGGACACTCAGGATGCTGACTCCGGGGAGAGGAGAAAGCCCAAAAGAAAGGTGACTGTTTTGAAAGGAATTGCAagtcagaaaaccaaacaaaggtGCAGGAAGAGTCTCTTAGATTCTACtcgaagaaacagaaaaagaggatCTGTGGTTCAGAAAGTGGGTGCTGAGAGCGAGCTAGTTCCACAGGAAATTCAACTCAACAGAACCCTCTGCCCTGCAGACAGCTGTGCAAGGCAGCTGGTCAGCCGGGCTGGGGAAGGAAAGGGCCTGGCACAAGGAAAATCGCCAAGCCCGGAGTCGGATCTTTGTTTCATAGGAGTAACTCCTGGCACCACAAACAAATTACCTTCAACTGAAGCAGCAGGTGAAGCAAGGCCTGAGCAGACATCAGAGGCGATCAGAGCGAAGGGAGACAAAGAGGGGGAGGCACATTTGCATATTGACGGTTTACAGGATGGCTCTGAAATGCCCAGCTGCTCACAAGCCGAGAAACCCTTTACTTCTGAGACATTTCAAG AAGACAGCATCCCACGAACCCAagtagaaaaaaggaaaacaagcctGTATTTTTCCAGCAAGTACAACAAAGAAG CTCTTAGCCCCCCAAGACGCAAAGCCTTCAAGAAATGGACTCCTCCTCGGTCACCTTTTAATCTTGTTCAAGAAATACTTTTCCATGATCCATGGAAACTCCTCATCGCAACTATATTTCTCAATCGAACCTCAG GCAAGATGGCCATCCCTGTGCTGTGGGAGTTTCTAGAGAAGTACCCTTCGGCTGAGGCGGCCCGAGCTGCTGACTGGAGGGACGTGTCGGAGCTACTTAAGCCTCTCGGTCTCTATGATCTCCGTGCAAAAACCATTATCAAGTTCTCAG ATGAATATCTGACAAAGCAGTGGAGGTATCCGATTGAGCTTCATGGGATCGGTAAATATGGCAACGACTCGTACCGGATCTTTTGTGTCAATGAATGGAAGCAG GTGCACCCTGAAGACCACAAGTTAAATAAATACCATGACTGGCTTTGGGAAAATCATGAAAAATTAAGTCTATCTTAA
- the Mbd4 gene encoding methyl-CpG-binding domain protein 4 isoform X5: MEDSIPRTQVEKRKTSLYFSSKYNKEALSPPRRKAFKKWTPPRSPFNLVQEILFHDPWKLLIATIFLNRTSGKMAIPVLWEFLEKYPSAEAARAADWRDVSELLKPLGLYDLRAKTIIKFSDEYLTKQWRYPIELHGIGKYGNDSYRIFCVNEWKQVHPEDHKLNKYHDWLWENHEKLSLS, translated from the exons ATGG AAGACAGCATCCCACGAACCCAagtagaaaaaaggaaaacaagcctGTATTTTTCCAGCAAGTACAACAAAGAAG CTCTTAGCCCCCCAAGACGCAAAGCCTTCAAGAAATGGACTCCTCCTCGGTCACCTTTTAATCTTGTTCAAGAAATACTTTTCCATGATCCATGGAAACTCCTCATCGCAACTATATTTCTCAATCGAACCTCAG GCAAGATGGCCATCCCTGTGCTGTGGGAGTTTCTAGAGAAGTACCCTTCGGCTGAGGCGGCCCGAGCTGCTGACTGGAGGGACGTGTCGGAGCTACTTAAGCCTCTCGGTCTCTATGATCTCCGTGCAAAAACCATTATCAAGTTCTCAG ATGAATATCTGACAAAGCAGTGGAGGTATCCGATTGAGCTTCATGGGATCGGTAAATATGGCAACGACTCGTACCGGATCTTTTGTGTCAATGAATGGAAGCAG GTGCACCCTGAAGACCACAAGTTAAATAAATACCATGACTGGCTTTGGGAAAATCATGAAAAATTAAGTCTATCTTAA
- the Mbd4 gene encoding methyl-CpG-binding domain protein 4 isoform X3 produces the protein MSLCKEDVAVGLEGVREDGKDLVVSRESSSLLQNTASPQSGGTAATDCQKPVPCGWERVVKQRLSGKTAGKFDVYFISPQGLKFRSKRSLANYLLKNGETFLKPEDFDFTVLAKRSISPGYKHQSLAALTSPQPNETDISKQNLRTRSKRNTDVLPLPSGNSESPDSSRLSDSNSAHLLLEEREDTQDADSGERRKPKRKVTVLKGIASQKTKQRCRKSLLDSTRRNRKRGSVVQKVGAESELVPQEIQLNRTLCPADSCARQLVSRAGEGKGLAQGKSPSPESDLCFIGVTPGTTNKLPSTEAAGEARPEQTSEAIRAKGDKEGEAHLHIDGLQDGSEMPSCSQAEKPFTSETFQEDSIPRTQVEKRKTSLYFSSKYNKEALSPPRRKAFKKWTPPRSPFNLVQEILFHDPWKLLIATIFLNRTSGKMAIPVLWEFLEKYPSAEAARAADWRDVSELLKPLGLYDLRAKTIIKFSDEYLTKQWRYPIELHGIGKYGNDSYRIFCVNEWKQVHPEDHKLNKYHDWLWENHEKLSLS, from the exons caAGGAGGATGTTGCTGTTGGACTGGAGGGAGTGAGAGAAGATGGAAAGGACCTGGTGGTCAGCAGGGAGAGCAGCTCCCTTCTCCAGAACACTGCTTCTCCTCAGTCTGGTGGTACTGCAGCGACAGACTGCCAAAAGCCTGTCCCGTGTGGATGGGAAAGAGTTGTGAAGCAAAGGTTATCTGGGAAAACTGCAGGAAAATTTGATGTATATTTTATCAG cccACAAGGATTGAAGTTCAGATCAAAACGTTCACTTGCTAATTATCTTCTCAAAAATGGAGAGACTTTTCTTAAGCCTGAAGATTTTGATTTTACTGTGCTTGCTAAAAGGAGCATCAGTCCAGGTTATAAACACCAAAGTTTGGCAGCTCTGACTTCCCCGCAGCCAAATGAAACTGACATTTCAAAGCAGAACCTGAGGACACGAAGCAAGAGGAACACAGATGTGTTGCCTCTGCCCAGTGGTAATTCAGAGTCGCCAGATAGCAGCAGACTTTCTGACTCTAACTCTGCTCACTTGCTATTGGAAGAACGTGAGGACACTCAGGATGCTGACTCCGGGGAGAGGAGAAAGCCCAAAAGAAAGGTGACTGTTTTGAAAGGAATTGCAagtcagaaaaccaaacaaaggtGCAGGAAGAGTCTCTTAGATTCTACtcgaagaaacagaaaaagaggatCTGTGGTTCAGAAAGTGGGTGCTGAGAGCGAGCTAGTTCCACAGGAAATTCAACTCAACAGAACCCTCTGCCCTGCAGACAGCTGTGCAAGGCAGCTGGTCAGCCGGGCTGGGGAAGGAAAGGGCCTGGCACAAGGAAAATCGCCAAGCCCGGAGTCGGATCTTTGTTTCATAGGAGTAACTCCTGGCACCACAAACAAATTACCTTCAACTGAAGCAGCAGGTGAAGCAAGGCCTGAGCAGACATCAGAGGCGATCAGAGCGAAGGGAGACAAAGAGGGGGAGGCACATTTGCATATTGACGGTTTACAGGATGGCTCTGAAATGCCCAGCTGCTCACAAGCCGAGAAACCCTTTACTTCTGAGACATTTCAAG AAGACAGCATCCCACGAACCCAagtagaaaaaaggaaaacaagcctGTATTTTTCCAGCAAGTACAACAAAGAAG CTCTTAGCCCCCCAAGACGCAAAGCCTTCAAGAAATGGACTCCTCCTCGGTCACCTTTTAATCTTGTTCAAGAAATACTTTTCCATGATCCATGGAAACTCCTCATCGCAACTATATTTCTCAATCGAACCTCAG GCAAGATGGCCATCCCTGTGCTGTGGGAGTTTCTAGAGAAGTACCCTTCGGCTGAGGCGGCCCGAGCTGCTGACTGGAGGGACGTGTCGGAGCTACTTAAGCCTCTCGGTCTCTATGATCTCCGTGCAAAAACCATTATCAAGTTCTCAG ATGAATATCTGACAAAGCAGTGGAGGTATCCGATTGAGCTTCATGGGATCGGTAAATATGGCAACGACTCGTACCGGATCTTTTGTGTCAATGAATGGAAGCAG GTGCACCCTGAAGACCACAAGTTAAATAAATACCATGACTGGCTTTGGGAAAATCATGAAAAATTAAGTCTATCTTAA